The Cellulomonas sp. S1-8 genome has a window encoding:
- a CDS encoding CYTH and CHAD domain-containing protein, producing the protein MAQARTHRVVEARYDVDAGFELPDLAGPVASARAAEPEDGPTWAADDAGTHRRRTTYFDTADLDLARVGVTVHRRTGGPGAGWYLTVPVAGRTRSQVRLPLGRGATRVPPHLVATTSAVTEGRALVPVALIETRRALHRVVDADGRVQAEVADDRVTAHRLHAPAGQEPDDAPTTWREIAVEQVDGSHGLLDALDSVLRAAGSTPATSTSALTRTLGPAPSGGAASSTGAASSSGTARVGRSRGKRSGRPARPRRSTPAADVALAHLGAQVDQIRSQDLPVRLDVPGAVHAMRVASRRLRSALTTFAPLFDTSRTRPIGTELRWLAGVLGTARDAEVLRDRVGSAVDHEPDGARLQDAVDDAVRRDLDDDYRAAHDHVLAQLDSDRYRALLTALRELIADPPLRKRARRAAGSVLPALVARSDRRVRAAMRAAHRTQDPARREELLHDARKAAKRARYAAEAVVPVFGKDARRLAAAMEGVQEALGDHLDSLNTRARLYDLAARTTEPGTAFTYGRLHAQEDVRAEQTAALADDAWSAASRKKLRRWLG; encoded by the coding sequence ATGGCTCAGGCGAGAACACATCGAGTGGTCGAGGCGCGGTACGACGTCGACGCAGGGTTCGAGCTGCCGGACCTGGCGGGGCCGGTCGCGTCGGCCCGCGCTGCGGAGCCCGAGGACGGGCCGACGTGGGCGGCGGACGACGCGGGCACGCACCGTCGGCGCACGACGTACTTCGACACCGCCGATCTCGACCTGGCACGCGTCGGGGTGACGGTGCACCGGCGCACCGGGGGGCCCGGCGCGGGCTGGTACCTGACGGTGCCGGTCGCGGGCCGCACCCGGTCGCAGGTCCGACTGCCCCTGGGCCGGGGGGCGACCCGGGTGCCGCCTCACCTGGTGGCGACGACGTCCGCGGTCACGGAGGGACGCGCGCTCGTCCCGGTCGCCCTGATCGAGACGCGACGAGCGCTGCACCGCGTCGTCGACGCCGACGGGCGCGTCCAGGCGGAGGTCGCCGACGACCGGGTCACCGCACATCGCCTGCACGCCCCGGCGGGCCAGGAGCCCGACGACGCACCGACCACCTGGCGCGAGATCGCGGTCGAGCAGGTGGACGGCTCGCACGGCCTCCTCGACGCCCTCGATTCCGTCCTGCGGGCGGCAGGATCGACGCCGGCCACCTCGACCTCGGCGCTGACCCGGACCCTCGGCCCGGCTCCGTCGGGCGGCGCGGCCTCGTCGACCGGCGCGGCCTCGTCGAGCGGCACGGCCCGCGTCGGCCGGTCGCGCGGGAAGCGGTCCGGACGTCCGGCGCGCCCGCGCAGGTCGACGCCCGCCGCCGACGTCGCCCTGGCCCACCTCGGTGCGCAGGTCGACCAGATCCGCTCCCAGGACCTCCCGGTCCGCCTCGACGTCCCCGGCGCGGTGCACGCGATGCGGGTCGCCAGCCGGCGCCTGCGCAGCGCGCTCACGACCTTCGCGCCGCTCTTCGACACCAGCCGCACCCGGCCCATCGGCACGGAGCTGAGGTGGCTCGCCGGTGTGCTCGGCACGGCGCGCGACGCGGAGGTCCTGCGCGACCGGGTGGGATCGGCCGTGGACCACGAGCCCGACGGCGCGCGCCTGCAGGACGCCGTCGACGACGCGGTGCGCCGCGACCTCGACGACGACTACCGCGCCGCCCACGACCACGTCCTCGCCCAGCTCGACAGCGACCGGTACCGGGCGCTGCTGACGGCGCTGCGGGAGCTCATCGCCGATCCGCCGCTGAGGAAGCGCGCGCGTCGTGCCGCAGGCTCGGTGCTGCCCGCGCTCGTGGCGCGGAGCGACCGCCGCGTGCGCGCCGCGATGCGCGCGGCGCACCGGACGCAGGACCCGGCCCGTCGCGAGGAGCTGCTGCACGACGCACGCAAGGCGGCCAAGCGCGCGCGGTACGCGGCCGAGGCGGTCGTCCCCGTGTTCGGCAAGGACGCCCGTCGTCTCGCCGCCGCCATGGAGGGGGTCCAGGAGGCGCTCGGCGACCACCTCGACTCCCTGAACACCCGGGCCCGGCTCTACGACCTCGCCGCCCGCACCACGGAGCCCGGCACCGCGTTCACCTACGGACGCCTCCACGCGCAGGAGGACGTCCGGGCCGAGCAGACCGCCGCCCTGGCCGACGACGCCTGGTCCGCCGCGTCGAGGAAGAAGCTGCGCCGCTGGCTGGGCTGA
- a CDS encoding AraC family transcriptional regulator, with product MIAWLNRLVDLVEENLTEELDVVRLAAALGTTEYHLRRMFSSLAGMPLSEYVRRRRMTVAAAEVVTGSTDLLGIAVRYGYGSAEAFGRAFQSVHGASPGRARRDGGPLRTQPRLTFRLTVEGARPMDVRIVTRPASRLAGHAWRVPLVHHGVNPVIRQHVADLSPQEHLRLKALGDAEPHGLLAVSTDIDPDRREGTELTYLHGVAVTDAVAVPDDLDVVTVAAGTWAVFRAAGPYPDTLQAVWAATATEWFPSNPWRLRPGPEVVAVIDRADDFSTATVELWLPVEGA from the coding sequence GTGATCGCCTGGCTCAACCGGCTCGTCGACCTCGTGGAGGAGAACCTCACCGAGGAGCTCGACGTCGTCCGTCTCGCGGCGGCGCTCGGCACCACCGAGTACCACCTGCGCCGCATGTTCTCTTCCCTGGCGGGGATGCCGCTGTCGGAGTACGTGCGCCGCCGGCGCATGACGGTCGCCGCGGCGGAGGTCGTCACCGGGTCCACGGACCTGCTCGGCATCGCCGTGCGCTACGGGTACGGCTCGGCGGAGGCCTTCGGCCGGGCGTTCCAGTCCGTGCACGGTGCCAGCCCGGGTCGCGCACGGCGAGACGGCGGCCCCCTGCGCACCCAGCCGCGCCTCACGTTCCGCCTGACCGTCGAAGGAGCACGTCCCATGGATGTCCGCATCGTCACCCGGCCCGCCTCCCGCCTCGCCGGGCACGCCTGGCGGGTCCCGCTCGTGCACCACGGGGTCAACCCCGTCATCCGGCAGCACGTCGCCGACCTGTCCCCCCAGGAGCACCTGCGGCTCAAGGCCCTGGGCGACGCGGAGCCGCACGGGCTGCTCGCAGTGAGCACCGACATCGACCCGGACCGTCGGGAGGGGACGGAGCTGACGTACCTGCACGGCGTGGCCGTCACGGACGCGGTGGCGGTCCCCGACGACCTCGACGTCGTGACCGTCGCGGCGGGCACGTGGGCCGTGTTCCGCGCTGCGGGTCCCTACCCCGACACCCTGCAGGCGGTGTGGGCCGCGACCGCGACCGAGTGGTTCCCGTCGAACCCGTGGCGCCTGCGGCCCGGGCCCGAGGTGGTCGCCGTGATCGACCGCGCCGACGACTTCAGCACCGCGACGGTCGAGCTGTGGCTCCCGGTGGAGGGGGCGTGA
- a CDS encoding DUF3159 domain-containing protein, with protein sequence MSRPPAPATLPPVSAVAPTGASATARRVLGLPDPVPTSEARAAARRALERVGGPVGMAVGVAPTIAFVAGDAAGGLGVAFVALGVTALVACGVRLARRESPGAAIAGLVVAGVCATVAALAGEARAFFLPTMVLPVVFVLAYVVSLLAGRPLTGLMVNRLVNGPRDWPRRPALRSVYTVSSLIGLAMAAANLVLRVVFYLADEPAVLGVIQVVATPSFAVHFALTFVVARRVATSLATSPAAATAPRTTTR encoded by the coding sequence ATGAGTCGTCCACCAGCGCCCGCCACCCTGCCCCCGGTGTCCGCCGTCGCACCGACCGGAGCCAGCGCGACCGCCCGTCGGGTGCTCGGCCTGCCGGACCCGGTCCCGACGTCCGAGGCACGCGCCGCCGCCCGGCGGGCGCTGGAGCGCGTCGGCGGGCCCGTCGGCATGGCTGTCGGCGTCGCCCCGACGATCGCCTTCGTCGCAGGTGACGCCGCCGGAGGGCTGGGCGTCGCGTTCGTCGCCCTCGGTGTCACCGCCCTGGTCGCGTGCGGGGTCCGGCTCGCCCGCCGGGAGTCGCCGGGTGCCGCGATCGCCGGGCTCGTGGTCGCCGGGGTCTGCGCGACCGTCGCCGCCCTGGCCGGCGAGGCACGCGCGTTCTTCCTGCCGACGATGGTGCTGCCGGTCGTGTTCGTCCTCGCGTACGTCGTCTCGCTGCTGGCCGGCCGCCCCCTGACCGGCCTCATGGTCAACCGCCTGGTCAACGGCCCCCGCGACTGGCCCCGGCGCCCCGCCCTGCGGAGCGTCTACACGGTCAGCTCGCTGATCGGCCTGGCCATGGCCGCGGCGAACCTCGTCCTGCGGGTCGTGTTCTACCTGGCCGACGAGCCGGCGGTGCTGGGCGTGATCCAGGTGGTCGCCACACCGTCGTTCGCCGTGCACTTCGCCCTCACGTTCGTCGTCGCCCGCCGCGTCGCGACGTCGCTCGCCACGTCACCGGCCGCCGCCACGGCTCCGCGCACCACCACCCGCTGA
- a CDS encoding FG-GAP-like repeat-containing protein, translated as MHRSLVSCLAAAALAAGFLTALPTAASAAPGPGEPVLDIAHSLPTGGMNLWRLPIAAENPTLGQPMLQATLEAGGFRYDRSRTATGDFGNVTGVDDGSPDQLISHGQPNGGVLLWVVGGGPDATPRLWADLRGGGWSWESSRQLVGDADGDGYDDVISVHRTDAPTGPAANVWVHRGTGAGFQDPALWAVVPRTVGPSMPSDFLPGEPFVDVRYTVADLNGDGFDDLVATHRGSRRPLAGIAMYYAPWINTGAGFVARAGAGPAPASQGWSYDASRDVAADTNGDGTDELFTIHQQPGDGILVWERWGEALNVHDLRSDLRTGGWSYSGSRQVAADVSGDGIDELVSIHDQVGGGLLVWAHGFQRRGNLGALPSDLSVIADLRGGGWDFRASRESVGVANGTR; from the coding sequence ATGCACCGGTCCCTCGTGTCCTGTCTCGCGGCAGCCGCCCTCGCCGCGGGCTTCCTGACGGCCCTGCCGACCGCCGCGTCGGCTGCGCCGGGGCCGGGTGAGCCGGTCCTCGACATCGCGCACTCGCTGCCGACCGGCGGGATGAACCTGTGGCGGCTGCCCATCGCCGCGGAGAACCCGACGCTGGGCCAGCCGATGCTGCAGGCGACCCTCGAGGCGGGCGGCTTCCGCTACGACCGGTCGCGCACGGCCACCGGCGACTTCGGCAACGTGACCGGGGTCGACGACGGCAGCCCCGACCAGCTGATCTCCCACGGCCAGCCGAACGGCGGCGTGCTGCTGTGGGTCGTCGGCGGCGGTCCCGACGCGACACCGCGGCTCTGGGCGGACCTGCGCGGCGGCGGCTGGAGCTGGGAGAGCTCCCGCCAGCTCGTCGGCGACGCCGACGGCGACGGGTACGACGACGTCATCTCCGTCCACCGCACCGACGCCCCCACCGGTCCGGCCGCCAACGTGTGGGTGCACCGCGGCACGGGCGCCGGCTTCCAGGACCCGGCGCTGTGGGCGGTCGTCCCGCGCACCGTCGGCCCGTCCATGCCGTCGGACTTCCTGCCCGGTGAGCCGTTCGTGGACGTCCGCTACACCGTCGCCGACCTGAACGGCGACGGGTTCGACGACCTCGTCGCGACGCACCGCGGGAGCCGCCGACCGCTCGCCGGGATCGCGATGTACTACGCCCCCTGGATCAACACCGGAGCGGGCTTCGTCGCGCGCGCCGGCGCGGGGCCGGCACCCGCGTCCCAGGGCTGGTCCTACGACGCGAGCCGGGACGTGGCCGCCGACACCAACGGTGACGGGACCGACGAGCTCTTCACGATCCACCAGCAGCCGGGCGACGGCATCCTCGTCTGGGAGCGCTGGGGCGAGGCGCTCAACGTCCACGACCTGCGCTCCGACCTGCGCACCGGCGGGTGGAGCTACAGCGGCTCGCGTCAGGTCGCCGCCGACGTCAGCGGTGACGGCATCGACGAGCTCGTGAGCATCCACGACCAGGTCGGTGGCGGCCTGCTCGTCTGGGCGCACGGCTTCCAGCGACGCGGGAACCTGGGTGCGCTGCCCTCGGACCTCAGCGTCATCGCCGACCTGCGCGGCGGCGGCTGGGACTTCCGGGCGAGCCGCGAGAGCGTCGGCGTCGCGAACGGCACCCGCTAG
- a CDS encoding GNAT family N-acetyltransferase, with the protein MATTTAPALPAGAFARIAQPVLGAGDLVLRPWRPDDADAVVDAYRDPAVQHWHARTMTATEAATWVAHWEERWAQDTGAGWAVTAGGDVVGQVSIRQVNLHEACVGLSYWVLPHARGRGVAAAALGAATAWAFDRGVHRAELDHSTRNPASCRVALKAGYAAEGTAVGRGLHADGWHDMHLHARIADPDRLVPG; encoded by the coding sequence ATGGCGACCACCACGGCCCCCGCCCTGCCCGCCGGCGCCTTCGCGCGCATCGCGCAGCCCGTCCTGGGCGCCGGCGACCTCGTCCTGCGGCCCTGGCGGCCCGACGACGCGGACGCGGTCGTCGACGCCTACCGCGACCCCGCCGTCCAGCACTGGCACGCCCGCACCATGACGGCCACCGAGGCGGCGACCTGGGTGGCGCACTGGGAGGAGCGGTGGGCGCAGGACACGGGAGCGGGCTGGGCCGTCACCGCCGGCGGGGACGTCGTCGGGCAGGTGAGCATCCGGCAGGTGAACCTGCACGAGGCGTGCGTGGGGCTCTCCTACTGGGTGCTGCCCCACGCCCGGGGGCGCGGCGTGGCCGCCGCCGCGCTCGGAGCCGCGACCGCGTGGGCCTTCGACCGGGGCGTGCACCGCGCCGAGCTCGACCACTCCACCCGCAACCCGGCGTCGTGCCGGGTCGCCCTGAAGGCCGGCTACGCGGCCGAGGGCACCGCGGTCGGCCGTGGCCTGCACGCCGACGGGTGGCACGACATGCACCTGCACGCCCGCATCGCCGACCCCGATCGCCTCGTTCCCGGGTGA
- a CDS encoding YciI family protein, with protein MRFMVIVKATADSEAGVLPATEDFDTMGGFVQEMVDAGVLLDAGGLASSAQGARIYFDGDERTVVDGPFTETKELVAGYFLVEMKSLEECVAWFERCPVERSGDGPTNIEIRRVFHADDFGESFTPEQQEAVERRRATVAGT; from the coding sequence ATGCGGTTCATGGTGATCGTCAAGGCCACGGCGGACAGCGAGGCCGGTGTGCTGCCCGCCACCGAGGACTTCGACACGATGGGCGGGTTCGTCCAGGAGATGGTCGACGCGGGCGTCCTGCTGGACGCCGGCGGCCTCGCGTCCAGCGCCCAGGGCGCCCGGATCTACTTCGACGGCGACGAGCGGACCGTCGTCGACGGGCCGTTCACCGAGACCAAGGAGCTCGTCGCCGGCTACTTCCTGGTCGAGATGAAGTCGCTCGAGGAGTGCGTCGCGTGGTTCGAGCGCTGCCCCGTCGAGCGGTCGGGCGACGGGCCGACCAACATCGAGATCCGGCGGGTCTTCCACGCCGACGACTTCGGTGAGAGCTTCACCCCCGAGCAGCAGGAGGCCGTGGAGAGGCGGCGCGCGACCGTCGCCGGGACCTGA
- a CDS encoding DUF2332 domain-containing protein has translation MDPAIHLGAADVATTYRAFGEREARGVSPVYEAWALGVGEDAVVADLLATLPPGKRQPNLVLAAARWHGAHGAYDDLRATLLAQWPAVRATILARATQTNEAGRCAVLLPFLAALPQPLALLEVGAAAGLCLLADRYSYRYDDGTAIDPADGPADVVLPCALGPGVDAPARLPDVVWRAGIDLAPVDVVDDDACAWLETLVWPEHDDRRTRLRAALGVARRDPPRVVAGDLLDALPALAAQAPPDATLVVVHSAVLAYLDAAARARFVAMVTGLPGHWISNEGARVLPVTTALASDRVDRAFVVSVDGVPRAYADPHGRSVRGLDD, from the coding sequence ATGGACCCGGCCATCCACCTGGGCGCGGCGGACGTCGCGACGACCTACCGCGCGTTCGGTGAGCGCGAGGCGCGGGGCGTCTCGCCGGTGTACGAGGCGTGGGCGCTGGGGGTCGGCGAGGACGCCGTCGTCGCGGACCTGCTGGCGACGCTGCCGCCCGGCAAGCGGCAGCCGAACCTGGTCCTCGCCGCGGCCCGGTGGCACGGCGCGCACGGCGCGTACGACGACCTGCGCGCGACGCTCCTCGCGCAGTGGCCGGCCGTGCGGGCGACGATCCTCGCGCGCGCGACGCAGACCAACGAGGCCGGTCGCTGCGCCGTCCTGCTGCCGTTCCTCGCTGCGCTCCCCCAGCCGCTCGCGCTCCTCGAGGTGGGCGCGGCCGCCGGCCTGTGCCTCCTGGCCGACCGGTACTCCTACCGCTACGACGACGGCACGGCGATCGACCCCGCCGACGGCCCCGCGGACGTGGTCCTGCCCTGTGCGCTCGGTCCCGGCGTCGACGCGCCGGCGCGCCTGCCCGACGTCGTGTGGCGGGCGGGCATCGACCTGGCCCCCGTGGACGTCGTCGACGACGACGCGTGCGCCTGGCTCGAGACGCTCGTCTGGCCGGAGCACGACGACCGTCGCACCCGGCTGCGGGCCGCGCTGGGCGTGGCACGCCGCGACCCGCCGCGGGTCGTGGCCGGTGACCTGCTCGACGCGCTGCCGGCGCTCGCGGCGCAGGCACCGCCGGACGCCACGCTCGTCGTCGTCCACAGCGCCGTCCTGGCCTACCTCGACGCCGCGGCGAGGGCCAGGTTCGTCGCGATGGTGACCGGCCTGCCCGGTCACTGGATCAGCAACGAGGGCGCGCGCGTCCTGCCCGTGACGACGGCGCTCGCGTCGGACCGGGTCGATCGCGCTTTCGTGGTCTCGGTCGACGGGGTGCCGCGCGCGTACGCCGACCCGCACGGGCGCTCGGTGCGAGGGCTCGACGACTGA
- a CDS encoding DUF3995 domain-containing protein yields the protein MTSPGVPPAWVGWGAAVCAFAFAAVSLAWALGSTVGLDTLGGSIERMARDRDPTLLAANAVALVLKVLGGVLALALVQPWGRRLPRRPLLALGWLGATVLVLYGVLQVASVALVAVGVIVPSEPISDQALAWRLLLWEPWFLVWGLLLGGATLRSQRLRRPTTSPDPDGHR from the coding sequence ATGACCTCACCGGGGGTGCCGCCCGCGTGGGTCGGGTGGGGAGCCGCGGTCTGCGCGTTCGCCTTCGCCGCGGTCAGCCTGGCGTGGGCGCTGGGCAGCACGGTCGGCCTGGACACCCTCGGCGGCTCGATCGAGCGGATGGCCCGTGACCGGGACCCGACGCTGCTCGCCGCCAACGCGGTTGCCCTGGTGCTCAAGGTGCTCGGAGGCGTGCTGGCGCTCGCGCTGGTCCAGCCGTGGGGACGCCGGCTCCCGCGTCGTCCGCTGCTCGCGCTGGGCTGGCTCGGCGCGACGGTCCTGGTGCTGTACGGCGTGCTCCAGGTGGCGTCGGTCGCCCTCGTCGCGGTGGGTGTGATCGTCCCGTCGGAGCCGATCTCCGACCAGGCCCTCGCGTGGCGGCTGCTGCTGTGGGAGCCGTGGTTCCTCGTGTGGGGGCTGCTGCTGGGCGGCGCCACCCTGCGCAGCCAGCGCCTACGCCGCCCGACGACATCACCTGATCCCGACGGGCACAGATGA
- a CDS encoding RNA polymerase sigma factor, giving the protein MSTDAHRAVEAVWRIEAPRLVAGLTRLVRDVGVAEELAQDALVAALEQWPDQGVPRNPGAWLMTVARRRAIDRIRREATLRRKVEEVGRELEESTPDVGATVAEDDGIGDDLLRLMFVACHPVLPTRARVALTLRLLGGLTTGEIARAFLIPEPTVAQRIVRAKASLAKARVPFEVPQGDDLAARLSSVLEVVYLIFNEGYSATTGDDWMRPALCEDALRLGRVLARLAPREPEVHGLVALMELQASRTAARTGPDGRPVLLADQNRARWDRLLLRRGAAALARAEALLDGTPGPYVLQAAIAACHARARRFEDTDWVRIAALYEQLAAATPSPVVELNRAVALSMAFGPQAGLALVDQLVAVPSMQGYHLLPSVRGDLLTRLGRHAEARLELERAASLTRNARERALLLERAAGCGRPDRSPDPG; this is encoded by the coding sequence GTGTCCACCGACGCCCACCGTGCCGTCGAGGCCGTCTGGCGGATCGAGGCGCCCCGGCTCGTCGCCGGGCTGACCCGGCTCGTCCGTGACGTCGGCGTGGCCGAGGAGCTGGCGCAGGACGCCCTGGTCGCGGCGCTCGAGCAGTGGCCCGACCAGGGCGTGCCGCGCAACCCCGGTGCGTGGCTGATGACCGTCGCGAGGCGTCGCGCGATCGACCGGATCCGGCGCGAGGCGACCTTGCGGCGCAAGGTCGAGGAGGTCGGACGGGAGCTCGAGGAGTCCACCCCGGACGTCGGCGCGACGGTCGCCGAGGACGACGGCATCGGTGACGACCTGCTGCGGCTCATGTTCGTCGCCTGCCACCCGGTGCTCCCCACCCGGGCCCGCGTCGCACTGACCCTGCGCCTGCTGGGAGGCCTGACCACCGGGGAGATCGCCCGGGCCTTCCTGATACCCGAACCGACCGTGGCGCAACGGATCGTGCGCGCCAAGGCGAGCCTGGCCAAGGCCCGGGTGCCGTTCGAGGTGCCGCAGGGCGACGACCTCGCCGCCCGGCTCTCCTCGGTCCTCGAGGTTGTCTACCTCATCTTCAACGAGGGGTACTCGGCCACCACCGGCGACGACTGGATGCGGCCGGCGCTCTGCGAGGACGCCCTGCGCCTGGGCCGGGTCCTGGCCCGGCTGGCACCGCGCGAGCCCGAGGTGCACGGCCTGGTCGCGCTCATGGAGCTGCAGGCCTCCCGCACGGCCGCCCGCACGGGCCCCGACGGTCGGCCGGTCCTGCTGGCCGACCAGAACCGGGCCCGCTGGGACCGGCTGCTGCTCCGCCGCGGCGCGGCCGCACTGGCACGGGCCGAGGCGCTGCTCGACGGCACGCCCGGCCCGTACGTGCTGCAGGCCGCGATCGCCGCCTGCCACGCCCGGGCACGTCGCTTCGAGGACACCGACTGGGTGCGCATCGCCGCGCTCTACGAGCAGCTGGCGGCCGCGACCCCGTCCCCGGTGGTCGAGCTGAACCGTGCGGTCGCGCTGTCCATGGCGTTCGGGCCGCAGGCCGGGCTCGCGCTGGTGGACCAGCTCGTGGCCGTCCCGTCGATGCAGGGCTACCACCTGCTGCCCAGCGTGCGCGGTGACCTCCTGACCCGGCTGGGGCGGCACGCCGAGGCGCGGCTCGAGCTCGAGCGGGCCGCGTCGCTGACCCGCAACGCGCGCGAGCGGGCCCTGCTGCTGGAACGCGCCGCCGGCTGCGGGCGGCCGGACCGCTCCCCGGACCCCGGCTGA
- a CDS encoding helix-turn-helix transcriptional regulator, producing the protein MIDRAGLAEFLRSRRHALQPQDVGLPRGVRRRTAGLRREEVAALCHMSIDYYARLERERGPRPSAQMIASIAQGLHLGLDERDHLFRLAGHQPPPRGALSEHVSPGLLRILDRLTDTPAEVVTELGETLRQTPLGVALLGDTTGYTGPARSLGYRWFTDPGTRSLYRAEDHAFLSRLYASHLRAVVTLRGPQSPAAHLADLALARSEELRRLWETHEVGLRPHEVKHLVHPEVGALELHCQTLLDPQQSHLLLVYTAVPGTESYEKLQLLSVIGAPALV; encoded by the coding sequence GTGATCGACCGAGCAGGACTCGCGGAGTTCCTTCGCAGCCGACGGCACGCCCTGCAGCCGCAGGACGTCGGACTGCCCCGGGGCGTCCGACGTCGGACCGCGGGGCTGCGGCGCGAGGAGGTCGCCGCGCTGTGCCACATGTCGATCGACTACTACGCGCGCCTCGAGCGCGAGCGCGGCCCCCGACCGTCCGCGCAGATGATCGCCTCGATCGCGCAGGGCCTGCACCTCGGCCTCGACGAGCGCGACCACCTGTTCCGCCTCGCGGGGCACCAGCCGCCACCGCGTGGTGCGCTGAGCGAGCACGTCAGCCCGGGCCTGCTGCGCATCCTGGACCGCCTGACCGACACCCCGGCCGAGGTCGTCACCGAGCTGGGCGAGACCCTGCGGCAGACCCCGCTGGGCGTGGCCCTGCTGGGCGACACCACCGGGTACACCGGTCCGGCGCGCAGCCTGGGCTACCGGTGGTTCACCGACCCCGGCACCCGGTCGCTGTACCGGGCCGAGGACCACGCGTTCCTGTCCCGGCTGTACGCCTCGCACCTGCGGGCGGTCGTCACGCTGCGCGGCCCCCAGTCACCCGCGGCGCACCTGGCCGACCTCGCCCTGGCGCGCAGCGAGGAGCTGCGACGCCTGTGGGAGACGCACGAGGTGGGCCTGCGCCCGCACGAGGTCAAGCACCTCGTCCACCCCGAGGTCGGTGCGCTCGAGCTGCACTGCCAGACGCTCCTGGACCCGCAGCAGTCGCACCTGCTGCTCGTCTACACCGCGGTGCCGGGCACCGAGAGCTACGAGAAGCTGCAGCTGTTGTCGGTGATCGGCGCGCCCGCGCTCGTCTGA
- a CDS encoding SDR family oxidoreductase, whose translation MPRTPHLTLPALSGRRALVTGASDGIGLKIAQRLAGAGAEVILPVRNRSKGEAAVARIRHEHPGARVSLRDLDLASLGSVAALGQELRADGQPIHLLINNAGVMTPPERQTTVDGFELQLGTNHLGHVALVAHLLPLLVAGRARITSQVSVAARSGAMHWDDLSWETFYDGRRAYGQSKIAFGLFGQELERRSRAAGWGITSNLSHPGVAPTSLLGARPELGRERDTPQIATIRRLSRAGILLGTPDSAALPALYAATSPQAVGGRIYGPDGFGNLGGGPAEHALYRPLRDPEEAAKVWTVSEALAGVSFATAAGVA comes from the coding sequence ATGCCTCGCACCCCCCACCTGACCCTGCCCGCCCTGTCCGGCCGCCGCGCCCTCGTCACCGGAGCCAGCGACGGGATCGGCCTGAAGATCGCCCAGCGCCTCGCCGGCGCCGGCGCGGAGGTGATCCTGCCCGTCCGCAACCGGTCCAAGGGCGAGGCCGCCGTCGCCCGGATCCGGCACGAGCACCCCGGCGCCCGCGTGTCGCTGCGCGACCTCGACCTGGCGTCCCTGGGGTCGGTCGCGGCCCTCGGCCAGGAGCTGCGCGCCGACGGGCAGCCGATCCACCTGCTGATCAACAACGCCGGGGTGATGACCCCACCGGAGCGGCAGACCACCGTCGACGGCTTCGAGCTGCAGCTCGGCACCAACCACCTGGGGCACGTGGCGCTCGTCGCGCACCTGCTGCCGCTGCTGGTCGCGGGCCGTGCCCGGATCACGTCCCAGGTCAGCGTCGCCGCCCGGAGCGGGGCGATGCACTGGGACGACCTCAGCTGGGAGACCTTCTACGACGGCCGACGTGCCTACGGCCAGTCGAAGATCGCGTTCGGGCTGTTCGGGCAGGAGCTCGAGCGGCGCAGCCGCGCCGCCGGCTGGGGCATCACCAGCAACCTGTCGCACCCTGGCGTCGCCCCGACGAGCCTGCTCGGCGCCCGGCCGGAGCTGGGCCGCGAGCGCGACACCCCGCAGATCGCCACGATCCGCCGGCTGTCGCGTGCGGGGATCCTGCTCGGGACGCCGGACAGCGCCGCGCTGCCCGCGCTGTACGCCGCGACGTCGCCGCAGGCCGTCGGCGGGCGGATCTACGGGCCCGACGGGTTCGGCAACCTCGGGGGCGGCCCGGCCGAGCACGCGCTCTACCGGCCGCTGCGCGACCCGGAGGAGGCGGCCAAGGTCTGGACGGTGTCCGAGGCGTTGGCGGGGGTGTCGTTCGCGACGGCCGCCGGGGTGGCGTGA